In the Sus scrofa isolate TJ Tabasco breed Duroc chromosome 6, Sscrofa11.1, whole genome shotgun sequence genome, one interval contains:
- the TP73 gene encoding tumor protein p73 isoform X4 — MSFTLLGEAGEEAAEQNTGTGGESSEGSKEESQFNLLSSTMDQMSSRAAPASPYTPEHAASVATHSPYAQPSSTFDTMSPAPVIPSNTDYPGPHHFEVTFQQSSTAKSATWTYSPLLKKLYCQIAKTCPIQIKVSSPPPAGTAIRAMPIYKKAEHVTEVVKRCPNHELGRDFNEGQSAPASHLIRVEGNNLSQYVDDPVTGRQSVMVPYEPPQVGTEFTTILYNFMCNSSCVGGMNRRPILIIITLETRDGQVLGRRSFEGRICACPGRDRKADEDHYREQQALSESAAKSGAASKRAFKQSPPAIPALGTNVKKRRHGDEDVYYIQVRGRENFEILTKIKEGLELMELVPQQLVDSYRQQQQQLPPRPRSHLQPPSYGPVLSPMSKVHAAGNKLPSVNQLVGQPPPHSSSAGPNLGPMGAGILNNHGHALPANGEMNGGPSAQSMVSGSHCTPPPPYHADPSLVSFLTGLGCPNCIECFTSQGLQNIYHLQNLTIEDLGALKIPDQYRMTIWRGLQDLKQSHDYGAQQLVRSSSNAATISIGGSGELQRQRVMEAVHFRVRHTITIPNRGGPAGGAGPDEWADFGFDLPDCKSRKQSIKEEFTESEAN, encoded by the exons ATGTCCTTTACTCTGCTGGGGGAAGCAGGAGAAGAAGCCGCAGAACAGAACACGGGCACAGGTGGAGAGAGCTCGGAAGGCTCCAAGGAGGAG TCCCAGTTCAATTTGCTGAGCAGTACCATGGACCAGATGAGCAGCCGCGCGGCCCCGGCCAGCCCCTACACCCCGGAGCACGCCGCCAGCGTGGCCACCCACTCGCCCTACGCGCAGCCCAGCTCCACCTTCGACACCATGTCCCCGGCGCCCGTCATCCCCTCCAACACCGACTACCCCGGCCCCCACCACTTCGAGGTGACCTTCCAGCAGTCGAGCACGGCCAAGTCGGCCACCTGGACG TACTCCCCGCTGCTGAAGAAACTCTACTGCCAAATCGCCAAGACGTGCCCCATCCAGATCAAGGTGTCCTCCCCGCCGCCCGCGGGCACTGCCATCCGCGCCATGCCCATCTACAAGAAGGCGGAGCACGTGACCGAGGTGGTAAAGCGCTGCCCCAACCACGAGCTCGGGCGGGACTTCAACGAAG GGCAGTCCGCCCCGGCCAGCCACCTCATCCGCGTGGAGGGCAACAACCTCTCCCAGTACGTGGACGACCCTGTCACCGGCCGGCAGAGCGTCATGGTGCCCTACGAGCCCCCGCAG GTGGGGACGGAATTCACCACCATCCTTTACAACTTCATGTGCAACAGCAGCTGTGTCGGGGGCATGAACCGGCGGCCCATCCTTATCATCATCACCCTGGAGACTCGGGA TGGACAGGTGCTGGGCCGCCGGTCCTTCGAGGGCCGCATCTGTGCGTGTCCCGGCCGAGACCGCAAAGCGGACGAAGATCACTACCGCGAGCAGCAGGCCCTGAGTGAGAGCGCCGCCAAAAGCGGGGCCGCCAGCAAGCGCG CCTTCAAGCAGAGCCCGCCTGccatccctgccctgggcaccAACGTGAAGAAGAGGCGGCACGGGGACGAGGACGTGTACTACATTCAG GTGCGGGGCCGGGAGAACTTTGAGATCCTCACGAAGATCAAGGAGGGCCTGGAGCTGATGGAGCTGGTGCCTCAGCAGCTGGTGGACTCCtacaggcagcagcagcagcagctcccgccaaggcc CAGGAGCCACCTGCAGCCTCCGTCCTACGGCCCGGTCCTCTCACCCATGAGCAAAGTGCATGCGGCCGGGAACAAGCTGCCCTCGGTCAACCAGCTGGTGGGCCAGCCTCCCCCGCACAGCTCCTCGGCCGGGCCCAACCTGGGGCCCATGG GCGCAGGGATACTCAACAACCACGGCCACGCCCTGCCGGCCAATGGAGAGATGAACGGTGGGCCGAGCGCCCAGTCCATGGTCTCGGGGTCCcactgcacccccccacccccctaccaTGCTGATCCCAGCCTGGTCAG TTTTTTAACAGGATTGGGGTGTCCAAACTGCATCGAGTGTTTCACCTCCCAGGGGCTACAGAACATTTACCACCTGCAGAACCTAACGATAGAG GACCTCGGGGCCCTGAAGATCCCCGACCAGTACCGGATGACTATCTGGAGGGGCCTCCAGGACCTGAAGCAGAGCCACGACTACGGCGCGCAGCAGCTCGTCCGCTCCAGCAGCAACGCGGCTACCATCTCCATCGGCGGCTCGGGGGAGCTGCAGCGGCAGCGGGTCATGGAGGCCGTGCACTTCCGCGTGCGTCACACCATCACCATCCCCAACCGCGGGGGCCCGGCCGGGGGCGCGGGGCCGGACGAGTGGGCCGACTTTGGCTTCGACCTCCCGGACTGCAAGTCTCGAAAACAGTCCATCAAGGAAGAGTTCACAGAGAGCGAGGCCAACTGA
- the TP73 gene encoding tumor protein p73 isoform X1 — protein sequence MSQSAQPTTTDEGATFQHLWSSLEPDSTYFDLPPSGRGNEEVAAGAEASMDVFHLQGMTTPVMSQFNLLSSTMDQMSSRAAPASPYTPEHAASVATHSPYAQPSSTFDTMSPAPVIPSNTDYPGPHHFEVTFQQSSTAKSATWTYSPLLKKLYCQIAKTCPIQIKVSSPPPAGTAIRAMPIYKKAEHVTEVVKRCPNHELGRDFNEGQSAPASHLIRVEGNNLSQYVDDPVTGRQSVMVPYEPPQVGTEFTTILYNFMCNSSCVGGMNRRPILIIITLETRDGQVLGRRSFEGRICACPGRDRKADEDHYREQQALSESAAKSGAASKRAFKQSPPAIPALGTNVKKRRHGDEDVYYIQVRGRENFEILTKIKEGLELMELVPQQLVDSYRQQQQQLPPRPRSHLQPPSYGPVLSPMSKVHAAGNKLPSVNQLVGQPPPHSSSAGPNLGPMGAGILNNHGHALPANGEMNGGPSAQSMVSGSHCTPPPPYHADPSLVSFLTGLGCPNCIECFTSQGLQNIYHLQNLTIEDLGALKIPDQYRMTIWRGLQDLKQSHDYGAQQLVRSSSNAATISIGGSGELQRQRVMEAVHFRVRHTITIPNRGGPAGGAGPDEWADFGFDLPDCKSRKQSIKEEFTESEAN from the exons TCCCAGTTCAATTTGCTGAGCAGTACCATGGACCAGATGAGCAGCCGCGCGGCCCCGGCCAGCCCCTACACCCCGGAGCACGCCGCCAGCGTGGCCACCCACTCGCCCTACGCGCAGCCCAGCTCCACCTTCGACACCATGTCCCCGGCGCCCGTCATCCCCTCCAACACCGACTACCCCGGCCCCCACCACTTCGAGGTGACCTTCCAGCAGTCGAGCACGGCCAAGTCGGCCACCTGGACG TACTCCCCGCTGCTGAAGAAACTCTACTGCCAAATCGCCAAGACGTGCCCCATCCAGATCAAGGTGTCCTCCCCGCCGCCCGCGGGCACTGCCATCCGCGCCATGCCCATCTACAAGAAGGCGGAGCACGTGACCGAGGTGGTAAAGCGCTGCCCCAACCACGAGCTCGGGCGGGACTTCAACGAAG GGCAGTCCGCCCCGGCCAGCCACCTCATCCGCGTGGAGGGCAACAACCTCTCCCAGTACGTGGACGACCCTGTCACCGGCCGGCAGAGCGTCATGGTGCCCTACGAGCCCCCGCAG GTGGGGACGGAATTCACCACCATCCTTTACAACTTCATGTGCAACAGCAGCTGTGTCGGGGGCATGAACCGGCGGCCCATCCTTATCATCATCACCCTGGAGACTCGGGA TGGACAGGTGCTGGGCCGCCGGTCCTTCGAGGGCCGCATCTGTGCGTGTCCCGGCCGAGACCGCAAAGCGGACGAAGATCACTACCGCGAGCAGCAGGCCCTGAGTGAGAGCGCCGCCAAAAGCGGGGCCGCCAGCAAGCGCG CCTTCAAGCAGAGCCCGCCTGccatccctgccctgggcaccAACGTGAAGAAGAGGCGGCACGGGGACGAGGACGTGTACTACATTCAG GTGCGGGGCCGGGAGAACTTTGAGATCCTCACGAAGATCAAGGAGGGCCTGGAGCTGATGGAGCTGGTGCCTCAGCAGCTGGTGGACTCCtacaggcagcagcagcagcagctcccgccaaggcc CAGGAGCCACCTGCAGCCTCCGTCCTACGGCCCGGTCCTCTCACCCATGAGCAAAGTGCATGCGGCCGGGAACAAGCTGCCCTCGGTCAACCAGCTGGTGGGCCAGCCTCCCCCGCACAGCTCCTCGGCCGGGCCCAACCTGGGGCCCATGG GCGCAGGGATACTCAACAACCACGGCCACGCCCTGCCGGCCAATGGAGAGATGAACGGTGGGCCGAGCGCCCAGTCCATGGTCTCGGGGTCCcactgcacccccccacccccctaccaTGCTGATCCCAGCCTGGTCAG TTTTTTAACAGGATTGGGGTGTCCAAACTGCATCGAGTGTTTCACCTCCCAGGGGCTACAGAACATTTACCACCTGCAGAACCTAACGATAGAG GACCTCGGGGCCCTGAAGATCCCCGACCAGTACCGGATGACTATCTGGAGGGGCCTCCAGGACCTGAAGCAGAGCCACGACTACGGCGCGCAGCAGCTCGTCCGCTCCAGCAGCAACGCGGCTACCATCTCCATCGGCGGCTCGGGGGAGCTGCAGCGGCAGCGGGTCATGGAGGCCGTGCACTTCCGCGTGCGTCACACCATCACCATCCCCAACCGCGGGGGCCCGGCCGGGGGCGCGGGGCCGGACGAGTGGGCCGACTTTGGCTTCGACCTCCCGGACTGCAAGTCTCGAAAACAGTCCATCAAGGAAGAGTTCACAGAGAGCGAGGCCAACTGA
- the TP73 gene encoding tumor protein p73 isoform X2 codes for MSQSAQPTTTDEGATFQHLWSSLEPDSTYFDLPPSGRGNEEVAAGAEASMDVFHLQGMTTPVMSQFNLLSSTMDQMSSRAAPASPYTPEHAASVATHSPYAQPSSTFDTMSPAPVIPSNTDYPGPHHFEVTFQQSSTAKSATWTYSPLLKKLYCQIAKTCPIQIKVSSPPPAGTAIRAMPIYKKAEHVTEVVKRCPNHELGRDFNEGQSAPASHLIRVEGNNLSQYVDDPVTGRQSVMVPYEPPQVGTEFTTILYNFMCNSSCVGGMNRRPILIIITLETRDGQVLGRRSFEGRICACPGRDRKADEDHYREQQALSESAAKSGAASKRAFKQSPPAIPALGTNVKKRRHGDEDVYYIQVRGRENFEILTKIKEGLELMELVPQQLVDSYRQQQQQLPPRPSHLQPPSYGPVLSPMSKVHAAGNKLPSVNQLVGQPPPHSSSAGPNLGPMGAGILNNHGHALPANGEMNGGPSAQSMVSGSHCTPPPPYHADPSLVSFLTGLGCPNCIECFTSQGLQNIYHLQNLTIEDLGALKIPDQYRMTIWRGLQDLKQSHDYGAQQLVRSSSNAATISIGGSGELQRQRVMEAVHFRVRHTITIPNRGGPAGGAGPDEWADFGFDLPDCKSRKQSIKEEFTESEAN; via the exons TCCCAGTTCAATTTGCTGAGCAGTACCATGGACCAGATGAGCAGCCGCGCGGCCCCGGCCAGCCCCTACACCCCGGAGCACGCCGCCAGCGTGGCCACCCACTCGCCCTACGCGCAGCCCAGCTCCACCTTCGACACCATGTCCCCGGCGCCCGTCATCCCCTCCAACACCGACTACCCCGGCCCCCACCACTTCGAGGTGACCTTCCAGCAGTCGAGCACGGCCAAGTCGGCCACCTGGACG TACTCCCCGCTGCTGAAGAAACTCTACTGCCAAATCGCCAAGACGTGCCCCATCCAGATCAAGGTGTCCTCCCCGCCGCCCGCGGGCACTGCCATCCGCGCCATGCCCATCTACAAGAAGGCGGAGCACGTGACCGAGGTGGTAAAGCGCTGCCCCAACCACGAGCTCGGGCGGGACTTCAACGAAG GGCAGTCCGCCCCGGCCAGCCACCTCATCCGCGTGGAGGGCAACAACCTCTCCCAGTACGTGGACGACCCTGTCACCGGCCGGCAGAGCGTCATGGTGCCCTACGAGCCCCCGCAG GTGGGGACGGAATTCACCACCATCCTTTACAACTTCATGTGCAACAGCAGCTGTGTCGGGGGCATGAACCGGCGGCCCATCCTTATCATCATCACCCTGGAGACTCGGGA TGGACAGGTGCTGGGCCGCCGGTCCTTCGAGGGCCGCATCTGTGCGTGTCCCGGCCGAGACCGCAAAGCGGACGAAGATCACTACCGCGAGCAGCAGGCCCTGAGTGAGAGCGCCGCCAAAAGCGGGGCCGCCAGCAAGCGCG CCTTCAAGCAGAGCCCGCCTGccatccctgccctgggcaccAACGTGAAGAAGAGGCGGCACGGGGACGAGGACGTGTACTACATTCAG GTGCGGGGCCGGGAGAACTTTGAGATCCTCACGAAGATCAAGGAGGGCCTGGAGCTGATGGAGCTGGTGCCTCAGCAGCTGGTGGACTCCtacaggcagcagcagcagcagctcccgccaaggcc GAGCCACCTGCAGCCTCCGTCCTACGGCCCGGTCCTCTCACCCATGAGCAAAGTGCATGCGGCCGGGAACAAGCTGCCCTCGGTCAACCAGCTGGTGGGCCAGCCTCCCCCGCACAGCTCCTCGGCCGGGCCCAACCTGGGGCCCATGG GCGCAGGGATACTCAACAACCACGGCCACGCCCTGCCGGCCAATGGAGAGATGAACGGTGGGCCGAGCGCCCAGTCCATGGTCTCGGGGTCCcactgcacccccccacccccctaccaTGCTGATCCCAGCCTGGTCAG TTTTTTAACAGGATTGGGGTGTCCAAACTGCATCGAGTGTTTCACCTCCCAGGGGCTACAGAACATTTACCACCTGCAGAACCTAACGATAGAG GACCTCGGGGCCCTGAAGATCCCCGACCAGTACCGGATGACTATCTGGAGGGGCCTCCAGGACCTGAAGCAGAGCCACGACTACGGCGCGCAGCAGCTCGTCCGCTCCAGCAGCAACGCGGCTACCATCTCCATCGGCGGCTCGGGGGAGCTGCAGCGGCAGCGGGTCATGGAGGCCGTGCACTTCCGCGTGCGTCACACCATCACCATCCCCAACCGCGGGGGCCCGGCCGGGGGCGCGGGGCCGGACGAGTGGGCCGACTTTGGCTTCGACCTCCCGGACTGCAAGTCTCGAAAACAGTCCATCAAGGAAGAGTTCACAGAGAGCGAGGCCAACTGA
- the TP73 gene encoding tumor protein p73 isoform X5, translating into MLYASDPTQHFASSQFNLLSSTMDQMSSRAAPASPYTPEHAASVATHSPYAQPSSTFDTMSPAPVIPSNTDYPGPHHFEVTFQQSSTAKSATWTYSPLLKKLYCQIAKTCPIQIKVSSPPPAGTAIRAMPIYKKAEHVTEVVKRCPNHELGRDFNEGQSAPASHLIRVEGNNLSQYVDDPVTGRQSVMVPYEPPQVGTEFTTILYNFMCNSSCVGGMNRRPILIIITLETRDGQVLGRRSFEGRICACPGRDRKADEDHYREQQALSESAAKSGAASKRAFKQSPPAIPALGTNVKKRRHGDEDVYYIQVRGRENFEILTKIKEGLELMELVPQQLVDSYRQQQQQLPPRPRSHLQPPSYGPVLSPMSKVHAAGNKLPSVNQLVGQPPPHSSSAGPNLGPMGAGILNNHGHALPANGEMNGGPSAQSMVSGSHCTPPPPYHADPSLVSFLTGLGCPNCIECFTSQGLQNIYHLQNLTIEDLGALKIPDQYRMTIWRGLQDLKQSHDYGAQQLVRSSSNAATISIGGSGELQRQRVMEAVHFRVRHTITIPNRGGPAGGAGPDEWADFGFDLPDCKSRKQSIKEEFTESEAN; encoded by the exons TCCCAGTTCAATTTGCTGAGCAGTACCATGGACCAGATGAGCAGCCGCGCGGCCCCGGCCAGCCCCTACACCCCGGAGCACGCCGCCAGCGTGGCCACCCACTCGCCCTACGCGCAGCCCAGCTCCACCTTCGACACCATGTCCCCGGCGCCCGTCATCCCCTCCAACACCGACTACCCCGGCCCCCACCACTTCGAGGTGACCTTCCAGCAGTCGAGCACGGCCAAGTCGGCCACCTGGACG TACTCCCCGCTGCTGAAGAAACTCTACTGCCAAATCGCCAAGACGTGCCCCATCCAGATCAAGGTGTCCTCCCCGCCGCCCGCGGGCACTGCCATCCGCGCCATGCCCATCTACAAGAAGGCGGAGCACGTGACCGAGGTGGTAAAGCGCTGCCCCAACCACGAGCTCGGGCGGGACTTCAACGAAG GGCAGTCCGCCCCGGCCAGCCACCTCATCCGCGTGGAGGGCAACAACCTCTCCCAGTACGTGGACGACCCTGTCACCGGCCGGCAGAGCGTCATGGTGCCCTACGAGCCCCCGCAG GTGGGGACGGAATTCACCACCATCCTTTACAACTTCATGTGCAACAGCAGCTGTGTCGGGGGCATGAACCGGCGGCCCATCCTTATCATCATCACCCTGGAGACTCGGGA TGGACAGGTGCTGGGCCGCCGGTCCTTCGAGGGCCGCATCTGTGCGTGTCCCGGCCGAGACCGCAAAGCGGACGAAGATCACTACCGCGAGCAGCAGGCCCTGAGTGAGAGCGCCGCCAAAAGCGGGGCCGCCAGCAAGCGCG CCTTCAAGCAGAGCCCGCCTGccatccctgccctgggcaccAACGTGAAGAAGAGGCGGCACGGGGACGAGGACGTGTACTACATTCAG GTGCGGGGCCGGGAGAACTTTGAGATCCTCACGAAGATCAAGGAGGGCCTGGAGCTGATGGAGCTGGTGCCTCAGCAGCTGGTGGACTCCtacaggcagcagcagcagcagctcccgccaaggcc CAGGAGCCACCTGCAGCCTCCGTCCTACGGCCCGGTCCTCTCACCCATGAGCAAAGTGCATGCGGCCGGGAACAAGCTGCCCTCGGTCAACCAGCTGGTGGGCCAGCCTCCCCCGCACAGCTCCTCGGCCGGGCCCAACCTGGGGCCCATGG GCGCAGGGATACTCAACAACCACGGCCACGCCCTGCCGGCCAATGGAGAGATGAACGGTGGGCCGAGCGCCCAGTCCATGGTCTCGGGGTCCcactgcacccccccacccccctaccaTGCTGATCCCAGCCTGGTCAG TTTTTTAACAGGATTGGGGTGTCCAAACTGCATCGAGTGTTTCACCTCCCAGGGGCTACAGAACATTTACCACCTGCAGAACCTAACGATAGAG GACCTCGGGGCCCTGAAGATCCCCGACCAGTACCGGATGACTATCTGGAGGGGCCTCCAGGACCTGAAGCAGAGCCACGACTACGGCGCGCAGCAGCTCGTCCGCTCCAGCAGCAACGCGGCTACCATCTCCATCGGCGGCTCGGGGGAGCTGCAGCGGCAGCGGGTCATGGAGGCCGTGCACTTCCGCGTGCGTCACACCATCACCATCCCCAACCGCGGGGGCCCGGCCGGGGGCGCGGGGCCGGACGAGTGGGCCGACTTTGGCTTCGACCTCCCGGACTGCAAGTCTCGAAAACAGTCCATCAAGGAAGAGTTCACAGAGAGCGAGGCCAACTGA